A part of Gramella sp. MAR_2010_147 genomic DNA contains:
- a CDS encoding potassium transporter TrkG has translation MPKLNYKIILHVMGLLLLCNGGFMLLATLVSWFYQDGVTLEISTAALVTLFIGTLLMFTTRGHSKEVKIREGYIIVTFGWIFMALSGSLPYLISEAIPGFTNAFFETMSGYTTTGASILNDIEAIPKGILFWRSLTHWIGGMGIIVLAIAILPLLGIGGMQLFTAESPGPSADKLKPRITDTAKRLWLIYVSYTLAETILLWAAGMTFFDAINHAFSTLSTGGFSTKNASLAFWNDNPLIQYIIILFMLLAGSNFVLSYFSFKGRISKVLHDDEFKWYIFFIFGFTAISALIVYFQADVSISSIDHPMVWGEGESAFRHSLFQVLTVITTTGFVSADYTMWTPFLTILYFGLFFLGGSAGSTAGGVKVMRHIIMIKNGIIEFKRTLHPNAILPVRFNGKSISKEIVFNILGFFILYMLSFIIGAVVLASLGLDFETAIGGAASSLGNIGPAFGGLSPVNNFDMLPDFGKWWTAFLMLIGRLELFTVLIILTPFFWRNR, from the coding sequence ATGCCCAAACTGAATTATAAAATAATTCTTCATGTCATGGGATTGCTGCTGCTATGTAATGGCGGCTTTATGCTTCTGGCAACTTTGGTTAGCTGGTTTTATCAGGATGGAGTAACCCTTGAAATTTCCACAGCGGCACTAGTAACTCTCTTTATTGGTACTTTATTAATGTTCACAACCAGAGGGCATAGTAAAGAGGTGAAAATTAGGGAAGGGTATATAATTGTAACATTTGGTTGGATCTTTATGGCCTTAAGCGGGTCACTTCCTTATCTCATTAGTGAGGCTATTCCAGGTTTTACAAATGCTTTTTTTGAAACAATGTCCGGGTATACTACTACCGGCGCCTCCATTTTAAACGATATAGAAGCTATTCCGAAGGGAATTCTATTCTGGAGGAGTCTAACTCATTGGATAGGGGGAATGGGGATTATAGTATTAGCAATTGCTATTCTTCCGTTATTGGGAATAGGAGGAATGCAGTTGTTTACGGCAGAGTCTCCCGGCCCCAGTGCAGATAAATTAAAACCGCGGATCACAGATACAGCCAAGCGACTTTGGTTGATCTATGTGTCTTATACCCTGGCGGAAACAATTTTATTGTGGGCTGCAGGAATGACTTTTTTTGATGCTATAAATCATGCGTTCAGTACTCTCTCCACTGGAGGTTTTTCTACTAAAAATGCCAGTTTAGCATTTTGGAATGATAATCCTTTAATACAATATATCATCATTTTATTTATGCTTCTGGCAGGAAGTAACTTTGTTTTGAGTTATTTCTCCTTTAAAGGAAGAATAAGTAAGGTTCTTCATGATGATGAATTTAAGTGGTATATATTTTTTATTTTTGGTTTTACAGCAATTTCAGCATTGATCGTTTATTTTCAGGCAGATGTTAGTATCTCATCTATAGACCATCCTATGGTTTGGGGAGAAGGAGAAAGTGCATTCAGGCATTCACTATTTCAGGTTCTAACTGTGATTACAACTACAGGATTTGTCTCAGCCGATTATACCATGTGGACACCATTTCTTACCATATTATATTTCGGACTTTTCTTTCTTGGTGGTTCTGCAGGATCAACAGCAGGTGGTGTGAAGGTAATGCGCCATATTATTATGATTAAAAACGGGATTATTGAATTCAAAAGAACTTTACATCCCAATGCGATTTTACCGGTTAGATTTAATGGAAAATCTATTAGTAAAGAGATCGTTTTCAATATTCTTGGATTCTTTATCCTATATATGCTCTCGTTTATTATAGGTGCAGTTGTACTAGCGTCTTTGGGTCTCGATTTTGAAACGGCCATTGGTGGAGCAGCTTCTTCTCTGGGGAATATTGGTCCGGCATTTGGCGGATTGAGCCCTGTTAATAATTTTGATATGTTGCCCGATTTCGGAAAATGGTGGACTGCATTTTTGATGTTAATTGGTAGACTTGAATTATTTACCGTATTAATCATCCTGACTCCTTTTTTCTGGAGAAATAGATAG
- a CDS encoding LamG-like jellyroll fold domain-containing protein, with protein sequence MYKTTFGPRIHHVLLIILLFFTISSLKGSEAYGFIITGTEVDNRDYFDKIKISNSTFEVAFSHYPKLNSIRNEKRSLSELIDFNSNIEIKHAYSSNLDLELNDNGEITLNKSDLDLSIFDGLGLNIISEIIFSQETFDCSNVGNNTVTITASDIFGRSVSLDLDIRINDSMAPVARAKDITVFLDSAGQIVISPEEIDNGSWDNCSIDLLSIDRSAFNFTNLGSNNITLTVTDIYSNWSTANATVTVQDNEPPTVRTKDISIELDSNGQASIQPLDVDDGSTDNSEIDSYSLDISNFDCSDIGQNTVVLTVTDIESNSASAEALVTVIDNSDPTITAPSDIQADTDSSDCNASSLNLGTATTSDNCNVASVVSDAPTDFPLGQTTVTWTVTDDAGNTATDTQIVNVTDNTNPTITAPADIQTDTDSVDCNASGVTLGTATTADNCNVASVVNDAPTDFPLGQTTVTWTITDDAGNTATDTQIVNVTDNTNPTITAPANIQTDTDSVDCNASGVTLGTAATADNCNVASVVNDAPTDFPLGQTTVTWTVTDDAGNTATDTQIITVTDNTNPTITAPVDVEANTDAADCNAYGVTLGTATTADNCNVALVENDAPTDFPLGQTTVTWTVTDDAGNTATDTQIVNVTDNVKPLITASADIDTTNDTGSCEASLNITPATATDNCSTPAPVGTRSDGLSLNDPYPTGSTVITWNVEDDNGNIAESVDQIVIVEDTEAPVQPEVEDILWGCEYTVEAPIAIDNCSGEVTGTTTNPTTYSTTGVYEITWIFQDEYGNTSQLIQTVEIDELTVGLSKTDVLCNGFETGEVVANVTGGVQPYYYSWKDANNAEISTESSISNLPAGNYSVTVKDLNNCEITTQVEIEQPETLSMTAPTSTATTCFDGSDGSITVGTMTGGTAPYLYSIDNTNFQSETTFNNLPAGDYTIFVKDANNCSLQIETTITEPEVLSGTLSKTDVKCFEGSDGTISISNASGGTAGFEYSIDNGTTWQLDPNFTNLAADTYDILIRDNSQTACEVNLGNITVNQPATKISATITTTRTSGAGTATGSATANPTGGTPGYTYSWVVSGSTTVIQTTKTANNLEAGEYTVTVTDINGCSISKDITIIDTIEATISARSICEGGAGDIRKSYYKVLDDTATGGIGPYTYSWDFGSGASPASANTSNGSTEHRISYSTGGLKEVNLTVTDSQGESKLIIIEQFIGTCFANDCGSNDLRVNDFYVGDANGNQIGSADCLNVGPKYLYLSLDEGPDRYSLYIELAFVKENRFLNSSPQGITEVGTFYCNETIPDQARLFELENWVCGDEITIDSVYLTFQNNKNKKCGTSNKPKCFGSDDSNEVTTPLFAVATPNEILCNGTNTGVIEIEVSGGAFPYDYSITSSTAGFQSERRFQDLPAGDYIAWVRDSQGEVFQTDQVTIVAPTNPIEVTPSISEEIECFGDTGEATVSATGGTPFESGPAYQYLWNDPNEQTTSTAVDLAPGEYTVTVIDANGCQEIESITLVDAPELSVPIAGEPQELGCGILSTTLNANTPESGIGKWTIDTSVSPTGGQFTDDTNPKTTFTGNQGIYTLIWTIANEDGSCARFDTVEISIVGECSKLDFDGVDDHITFNDSYGLTSGSFSLEIWIKPESTSGVQTVISKKDKTSSSAGYELIINNGSPSFKWNGKTLSTGNKIGTDRWYHIAVIYNGTARLYVDGIDVGNASGSNPTTTTAPFLLGALYDSTSPNSPKNFYSGWMEEFRVWNVALTKEQLQFMMNQKLTQNGTLTKGQVLPMNVPGNLPWANLKGYYRLDPLETLNGLTLDISSSPVNGEMRNIITDQKLSAPLPYISEATGSWRERSTWDTNIGNEQEKWWDVPNGIGVNGDRINWNIVETSHNINSSAQDIYVLGLLSKTQELKIDGNVDNQTGQGLTVTKYLKLDGTINLEGNSQLVQTTGSILDEASTGYIDIDQQGTANSFNYNYWTSPVSLISSANNSGYTIDSVLMDGTNPDEPQSLSFSYQFHWADGNYSGNKRISSYWLYTFKGTANDYSEWHQFGESEALEAGIGFSMKGTTGYVPVSNRQNYTFRGKPNNGDIKVSIGASDQNLLTGNPYPSAIDALEFIGDNLGGFNGSLYFWDHFGAVNSHYLEEYVGGYAVYNLSGGIASASSVDSRINPTGEKSAKAPPGRYIPVGQAFFISSTGVSSPKEITYKNKYRAFVPESTDDSQFHSQEKVNPKKEQEQYKKDSRYKIRLKFESPKGYHRQILVTADVNSSSGFDLGYDAPLFENNVEDMYWMIEETEFVIQAVPDFNLNQVLPIGLKISEAGEYTIKLDSLENIKSEFNIYLKDKLNDAYFDLVKDNYTTTAEEVGSFNERFEIVFQKPVTEEPIKENPDLIDSPILDLSYLRDTDEIAVLNPDLMNVDFVELYSISGQLIKTFKEVPTERAILLSINQKLSSAVYIVRIYSGENTYSRKVIITK encoded by the coding sequence ATGTATAAAACTACTTTTGGACCCCGAATCCATCATGTGCTTTTAATTATACTTCTATTCTTCACTATTTCTTCTCTAAAAGGTAGTGAGGCATATGGTTTTATTATAACCGGTACAGAGGTTGATAACAGAGATTATTTCGATAAAATTAAAATAAGCAATTCTACATTTGAAGTTGCTTTCTCTCATTACCCAAAATTAAATTCTATACGTAACGAGAAAAGATCTTTATCAGAGTTAATTGATTTCAATTCTAACATAGAAATCAAACATGCTTATTCAAGTAATCTGGATTTAGAACTGAATGACAATGGAGAAATTACCCTAAACAAATCAGATCTGGATTTAAGCATTTTTGATGGCCTAGGTCTGAATATAATCTCGGAAATTATTTTTAGCCAGGAAACTTTTGATTGCTCCAACGTAGGGAATAATACGGTAACCATAACCGCATCAGATATTTTTGGAAGATCTGTTTCACTAGATTTAGATATTAGAATTAATGATAGTATGGCTCCCGTTGCGAGAGCCAAAGATATTACAGTGTTTCTGGACTCTGCTGGTCAAATTGTGATATCTCCAGAAGAAATTGACAATGGGTCCTGGGACAATTGTTCTATAGATTTATTATCTATAGATCGCTCTGCCTTTAATTTCACAAATTTAGGCTCCAATAATATTACCCTTACAGTAACCGATATTTATTCTAATTGGAGCACTGCAAATGCTACTGTTACTGTACAGGATAACGAGCCTCCTACAGTGAGAACGAAGGATATCAGTATTGAACTTGATTCTAATGGACAGGCTTCAATTCAACCACTAGATGTGGATGATGGATCTACAGATAATAGCGAAATAGACAGTTACTCCCTTGATATTTCTAATTTTGATTGTTCAGATATTGGGCAAAATACGGTGGTTTTAACAGTAACAGATATAGAGTCTAATTCTGCCTCTGCAGAAGCTCTCGTAACTGTAATAGATAATTCAGATCCAACGATTACAGCTCCCTCGGATATTCAAGCCGATACTGATTCTAGCGATTGCAATGCTTCCAGCCTTAATTTAGGAACCGCTACAACTTCTGATAATTGCAACGTTGCATCGGTAGTAAGCGATGCTCCAACAGACTTTCCTTTAGGACAAACAACGGTAACATGGACGGTAACCGATGATGCAGGGAATACAGCGACAGATACACAAATTGTAAACGTTACAGACAATACAAACCCAACAATTACCGCACCTGCAGATATTCAGACAGATACAGATTCTGTAGATTGTAATGCATCTGGCGTTACTTTGGGAACCGCTACAACTGCTGACAATTGCAACGTTGCATCGGTAGTAAACGATGCCCCAACAGATTTTCCGTTAGGACAAACAACGGTAACATGGACGATAACCGATGATGCAGGTAATACAGCGACAGATACACAAATTGTAAACGTTACAGATAATACAAACCCAACAATTACAGCACCTGCAAATATTCAGACAGATACAGATTCTGTAGATTGCAATGCATCTGGCGTTACTTTGGGAACCGCTGCAACTGCTGACAATTGCAATGTTGCATCAGTAGTAAACGATGCCCCAACAGATTTTCCTTTAGGACAGACAACGGTTACATGGACGGTAACCGATGATGCTGGAAATACAGCAACAGATACTCAAATTATAACCGTTACAGATAATACAAATCCAACAATTACAGCTCCCGTAGATGTTGAGGCAAATACAGACGCTGCAGATTGTAATGCATATGGAGTTACTTTAGGAACAGCCACGACTGCTGACAATTGCAATGTAGCATTGGTAGAAAATGATGCTCCAACAGATTTTCCGTTAGGACAGACAACGGTAACATGGACAGTTACTGATGATGCTGGAAACACTGCTACAGACACACAAATTGTAAATGTTACAGATAACGTTAAACCATTGATCACCGCCAGTGCAGATATAGATACTACAAATGACACCGGAAGTTGTGAGGCAAGTTTAAATATAACACCAGCAACTGCCACAGACAACTGTTCCACACCTGCCCCTGTTGGCACAAGATCTGATGGCTTGTCATTGAACGATCCTTATCCAACGGGAAGTACCGTAATTACCTGGAATGTAGAAGATGATAATGGAAATATTGCTGAAAGTGTTGATCAAATAGTTATTGTTGAAGATACTGAAGCACCTGTACAACCTGAAGTTGAAGATATTTTATGGGGTTGTGAATACACCGTGGAGGCTCCTATTGCAATTGATAATTGTTCTGGTGAGGTAACAGGAACAACTACAAATCCCACCACTTATTCTACTACCGGAGTTTATGAAATAACCTGGATCTTCCAGGATGAATACGGCAACACTTCTCAATTAATCCAAACTGTTGAAATTGATGAATTAACAGTTGGGTTATCCAAAACAGATGTTTTATGCAACGGATTTGAAACCGGGGAAGTAGTCGCAAATGTAACCGGAGGGGTTCAACCTTATTATTACTCATGGAAAGATGCAAATAATGCAGAAATTAGTACCGAAAGCTCCATTTCTAACCTGCCTGCAGGAAACTATTCTGTGACTGTTAAGGATTTAAATAACTGTGAGATTACAACACAAGTTGAAATTGAGCAACCGGAAACGCTGTCTATGACAGCTCCTACAAGTACTGCTACAACATGTTTCGACGGAAGCGATGGCTCGATCACAGTAGGTACAATGACTGGCGGTACTGCACCATACCTATACTCAATAGATAACACTAATTTTCAATCTGAAACAACATTTAACAATCTACCCGCTGGTGATTACACCATTTTTGTAAAGGATGCTAATAATTGTTCATTGCAAATTGAAACCACTATAACAGAACCTGAAGTTTTATCTGGAACTCTTTCTAAAACAGATGTAAAGTGCTTTGAAGGTTCTGATGGAACTATCAGTATTTCAAACGCTTCAGGGGGAACTGCGGGATTTGAATACAGTATAGATAATGGAACTACGTGGCAACTTGATCCAAATTTTACGAATTTAGCTGCAGACACGTATGATATATTAATACGTGATAATTCCCAAACTGCATGTGAAGTAAATCTAGGAAATATCACTGTTAACCAACCCGCGACAAAAATTTCTGCAACCATTACAACTACTAGAACATCTGGAGCAGGTACGGCAACGGGGAGTGCCACCGCAAATCCTACAGGAGGGACACCGGGATATACTTATAGTTGGGTAGTTAGTGGTAGCACCACAGTTATTCAAACTACTAAAACTGCTAATAACCTGGAAGCTGGTGAATACACTGTTACCGTTACAGATATAAATGGCTGTAGTATAAGTAAAGATATCACCATCATAGATACTATTGAGGCTACAATATCTGCAAGATCTATATGTGAGGGCGGAGCTGGCGATATTAGAAAATCTTATTATAAAGTTCTCGACGACACTGCTACTGGTGGTATAGGACCTTATACCTATAGTTGGGATTTTGGATCTGGTGCAAGTCCAGCAAGTGCAAACACCTCGAATGGTTCTACAGAACATAGAATTAGCTATAGCACAGGAGGGTTAAAAGAAGTTAATTTAACGGTGACCGATAGTCAAGGGGAGTCCAAATTGATTATTATCGAGCAATTTATTGGAACCTGCTTTGCAAATGACTGTGGTTCTAATGATTTACGGGTAAATGACTTTTATGTTGGCGATGCAAATGGTAACCAGATTGGATCTGCAGACTGCCTTAATGTAGGTCCAAAATACTTATATCTTTCATTAGATGAAGGGCCTGATAGATATAGTTTATATATTGAATTGGCTTTTGTAAAGGAAAATAGATTTTTAAACAGTTCACCCCAGGGAATTACAGAAGTTGGAACTTTCTATTGTAATGAGACTATTCCAGATCAAGCCAGGCTTTTCGAGTTAGAAAATTGGGTTTGCGGAGATGAAATAACTATTGATAGTGTGTATCTCACATTTCAAAATAATAAAAATAAAAAATGTGGAACCAGTAATAAACCCAAGTGTTTCGGTAGTGACGATAGCAACGAAGTAACAACACCGCTCTTCGCTGTTGCTACTCCTAATGAAATTCTTTGTAATGGAACCAACACGGGTGTTATTGAAATTGAAGTCTCAGGAGGTGCATTCCCATATGATTATAGTATTACTAGCAGCACAGCCGGTTTTCAATCTGAAAGAAGATTTCAAGATTTACCTGCAGGTGATTATATCGCGTGGGTAAGAGACTCTCAGGGAGAAGTTTTTCAAACGGATCAAGTAACTATTGTGGCTCCCACAAATCCAATCGAGGTCACACCTTCGATTTCCGAAGAGATTGAATGTTTTGGTGATACTGGTGAAGCCACCGTATCGGCTACAGGAGGAACACCTTTTGAATCTGGTCCTGCGTATCAATACCTATGGAATGATCCTAATGAGCAAACCACTAGTACTGCTGTTGATCTTGCTCCAGGAGAATACACCGTTACTGTAATAGACGCTAACGGTTGTCAGGAAATTGAATCTATAACTCTAGTGGATGCTCCGGAACTTTCTGTTCCAATTGCAGGTGAACCTCAGGAATTAGGTTGTGGAATACTTAGCACAACATTAAACGCCAATACTCCAGAATCTGGAATCGGAAAATGGACAATCGACACCTCAGTTTCTCCAACAGGTGGTCAATTTACAGATGACACTAATCCTAAAACTACCTTTACAGGAAATCAGGGAATCTATACTTTAATCTGGACAATTGCCAATGAAGATGGGTCCTGTGCCAGGTTTGATACGGTAGAAATAAGTATCGTAGGAGAATGTTCAAAATTAGATTTTGACGGGGTAGATGATCATATAACTTTTAATGATTCTTACGGATTAACATCAGGAAGTTTTAGTTTGGAAATATGGATTAAACCAGAGTCTACCTCAGGAGTACAAACTGTGATTAGTAAAAAAGATAAAACTTCCAGTTCTGCAGGTTATGAATTAATTATCAATAATGGTTCTCCAAGTTTTAAATGGAATGGTAAAACTCTTAGTACAGGAAACAAAATTGGAACAGATAGATGGTACCATATTGCGGTAATATATAATGGTACTGCCAGATTATATGTTGATGGAATTGATGTTGGAAATGCCTCTGGCTCCAATCCAACAACCACTACCGCACCATTCTTATTAGGAGCTCTTTACGATTCTACAAGCCCGAACAGCCCAAAAAATTTCTATTCAGGCTGGATGGAAGAATTTCGAGTATGGAATGTTGCCCTTACAAAGGAGCAACTTCAGTTTATGATGAACCAAAAATTAACTCAAAATGGAACGCTTACCAAAGGGCAGGTACTTCCTATGAACGTTCCTGGTAATCTCCCATGGGCAAATTTGAAGGGATATTACAGGTTAGATCCTTTAGAAACATTGAATGGATTAACCTTAGATATTTCTTCTTCACCAGTGAATGGTGAAATGAGAAACATAATAACAGATCAAAAGCTATCAGCGCCACTTCCATATATTTCAGAAGCAACAGGAAGCTGGAGAGAAAGATCCACCTGGGATACTAACATTGGGAATGAGCAGGAGAAATGGTGGGATGTCCCCAATGGAATTGGAGTTAATGGTGATAGAATTAACTGGAATATTGTTGAAACTTCACACAATATCAATTCATCTGCCCAGGATATTTATGTTTTAGGATTGCTATCTAAAACACAGGAACTAAAAATCGATGGAAACGTTGATAATCAGACTGGCCAGGGACTTACTGTTACAAAATATCTCAAATTAGATGGAACAATAAACCTGGAAGGAAATTCTCAATTAGTTCAGACTACAGGAAGTATTTTAGATGAAGCCAGTACAGGTTATATTGATATAGATCAACAAGGTACTGCCAATAGCTTCAATTATAATTATTGGACATCGCCAGTTTCATTAATCAGTTCTGCAAATAATTCTGGTTATACTATCGACAGTGTTTTAATGGATGGCACCAATCCAGACGAGCCCCAGAGTTTAAGCTTTAGCTATCAATTTCACTGGGCTGATGGTAATTATTCTGGAAATAAAAGAATAAGTTCTTACTGGCTTTATACTTTTAAAGGGACAGCAAATGACTATAGCGAATGGCATCAGTTTGGAGAATCGGAAGCACTAGAAGCAGGTATTGGTTTTAGCATGAAAGGAACTACCGGCTATGTTCCTGTAAGCAACCGCCAAAACTATACTTTTCGTGGAAAACCGAACAATGGAGATATTAAGGTTTCCATTGGTGCCTCTGATCAAAATTTACTCACAGGGAATCCTTATCCATCGGCCATTGATGCTCTGGAGTTTATTGGAGATAACCTTGGTGGCTTTAATGGAAGTTTATATTTCTGGGATCACTTTGGCGCCGTAAACTCTCACTATTTAGAGGAATATGTTGGAGGATATGCAGTATACAATTTATCAGGAGGAATTGCTTCAGCATCATCTGTAGATTCCCGTATCAATCCTACCGGGGAGAAAAGTGCAAAAGCGCCACCAGGAAGATATATTCCTGTAGGACAGGCATTTTTTATAAGTTCCACTGGAGTTTCTTCTCCAAAAGAGATTACGTATAAGAACAAATACAGAGCATTTGTTCCAGAATCAACCGATGATTCTCAATTCCATAGCCAGGAAAAAGTAAATCCTAAAAAAGAACAGGAACAATATAAAAAAGATAGTAGATATAAAATCAGGCTGAAATTTGAGTCACCAAAAGGATATCACAGGCAGATCTTAGTAACAGCAGATGTGAATAGCTCCAGCGGTTTTGATCTTGGTTACGACGCTCCTCTTTTCGAAAATAATGTAGAGGATATGTATTGGATGATTGAAGAAACTGAATTTGTAATTCAGGCGGTTCCAGATTTTAATCTGAACCAGGTATTACCAATCGGGTTAAAAATATCAGAAGCTGGTGAGTATACTATTAAACTGGATAGTTTAGAGAATATTAAATCCGAATTCAATATTTATTTGAAGGATAAACTGAATGATGCTTATTTTGATCTGGTAAAAGACAATTACACGACAACAGCGGAAGAGGTTGGATCGTTTAATGAACGTTTTGAGATTGTATTTCAAAAACCAGTCACTGAAGAACCGATAAAGGAAAACCCTGATCTAATAGACTCACCGATTCTGGATCTAAGTTACTTAAGGGATACCGACGAAATTGCGGTTCTAAATCCAGATTTAATGAATGTTGATTTTGTTGAATTATACAGCATTTCAGGACAGTTAATAAAAACCTTCAAGGAAGTACCTACTGAAAGAGCTATTTTACTAAGTATAAACCAGAAATTAAGTTCAGCCGTCTATATTGTTAGAATATATTCCGGTGAGAATACATATTCAAGAAAAGTAATTATCACGAAATAG
- the rsmG gene encoding 16S rRNA (guanine(527)-N(7))-methyltransferase RsmG: MELLRKYFPELTEDQISKFEKLENLYKDWNLKINVVSRKDIDELYLRHVLHSLGITKVQRFKPNSKILDVGTGGGFPGIPLAIMYPDSIFHLVDSIGKKIKVVDEVAEGLGLKNVTSFNQRVEELNGNYDFIVSRAVAVMPSFVRWVKGKIAKESNHELKNGILYLKGGELTEELKDYRTAKIFELSNYFEEEFFETKKVVYLPMKYRG, from the coding sequence TTGGAACTACTTAGAAAATATTTTCCTGAATTAACTGAAGATCAGATCTCAAAATTTGAAAAATTAGAGAACTTATATAAAGATTGGAATTTAAAGATCAACGTCGTTTCCAGAAAAGATATCGATGAGCTTTATCTTCGGCATGTCCTGCATTCATTGGGAATTACGAAGGTTCAGAGGTTTAAACCTAATTCTAAAATTCTTGATGTTGGAACGGGAGGTGGATTTCCCGGAATTCCTCTGGCTATTATGTACCCTGATAGCATATTTCATTTAGTAGATTCTATTGGAAAGAAAATCAAGGTGGTAGATGAAGTTGCTGAAGGACTTGGTTTGAAAAATGTCACATCTTTTAATCAAAGAGTAGAAGAGCTAAATGGAAATTATGATTTCATCGTTAGCAGGGCTGTGGCTGTGATGCCATCTTTCGTGAGATGGGTTAAAGGTAAAATTGCCAAAGAGAGTAACCATGAGTTAAAAAATGGAATTCTCTATTTAAAGGGTGGTGAATTAACTGAAGAACTCAAAGATTATCGCACAGCAAAAATCTTTGAGCTTTCCAATTATTTTGAGGAAGAATTTTTTGAAACCAAAAAAGTAGTTTACCTGCCTATGAAATATAGGGGTTAA
- a CDS encoding pyridoxal phosphate-dependent aminotransferase, with protein MQEKLSDRINSMATSQTLAMAAKARELKAEGKDIIGLSLGEPDFNTPDFIKEAAIQAINENYNSYTPVDGYVELKDAIINKFKRDNDLEYDRSQIVVSTGAKQSLANVAMVVLNPGDEVLLPCPYWVSYAEIVKLAEGVPVEVPTSVETDFKITPEQLEAAITPKTKMIWYSSPCNPSGMVYSKEELRALADVLKKYPDIIVVSDEIYEHINFVGDHASMAGFEDMYNRTVTVNGVSKAFAMTGWRIGYIGAPSYIARACNKMQGQITSGANCIAQRAVITALDAPVSKISHMIDTFKNRRKLIIDLLNNIDGFVTTEPEGAFYVFPNVSSFFGKTIKGHEIKNATHFSLFILEEANVATVTGDAFGNPDCIRISYAASEDQITEALSRIKKALS; from the coding sequence ATGCAAGAAAAATTATCAGATCGCATTAACTCAATGGCAACCTCCCAAACTCTCGCAATGGCTGCGAAGGCGCGTGAATTAAAAGCTGAAGGAAAAGACATTATTGGTCTAAGCCTTGGGGAACCCGATTTTAATACACCAGATTTCATTAAAGAAGCAGCCATACAGGCTATTAATGAAAATTACAACTCCTACACACCCGTAGATGGTTATGTAGAATTAAAGGATGCGATTATTAATAAATTTAAGAGAGACAATGATCTGGAGTATGATAGATCACAAATTGTAGTTTCCACAGGAGCCAAGCAATCTCTGGCGAATGTTGCTATGGTTGTACTTAATCCTGGAGATGAAGTGCTACTCCCATGCCCTTACTGGGTAAGTTATGCTGAAATTGTAAAGCTGGCTGAAGGTGTTCCCGTTGAGGTTCCTACCAGTGTAGAAACAGATTTCAAAATTACTCCAGAGCAACTAGAAGCTGCAATTACACCTAAAACAAAAATGATCTGGTATAGTTCCCCTTGCAACCCAAGCGGAATGGTGTATAGCAAAGAAGAACTTAGAGCGCTTGCAGATGTTCTTAAAAAATATCCAGATATTATTGTGGTAAGCGACGAAATTTACGAACATATAAATTTTGTTGGAGATCACGCATCTATGGCCGGTTTTGAAGATATGTATAACAGAACCGTAACGGTAAATGGAGTTTCAAAAGCCTTTGCCATGACCGGCTGGAGAATTGGGTATATTGGTGCTCCTTCTTATATTGCCAGGGCCTGTAATAAAATGCAGGGGCAAATAACCAGTGGAGCTAATTGTATTGCTCAACGTGCCGTAATTACAGCTTTGGATGCACCGGTAAGTAAGATTAGTCACATGATCGATACTTTCAAAAATCGAAGAAAATTAATTATAGATCTTTTGAATAATATTGATGGTTTTGTCACTACTGAACCTGAAGGTGCGTTTTATGTTTTCCCTAATGTATCATCTTTCTTCGGAAAAACTATTAAAGGACATGAAATAAAGAATGCTACACATTTCAGTCTTTTTATACTAGAGGAAGCAAATGTAGCCACGGTCACCGGAGATGCTTTTGGCAACCCCGATTGTATAAGGATTTCTTATGCAGCAAGTGAAGATCAAATTACCGAAGCCCTATCCAGAATCAAAAAAGCTTTATCATAA